From a single Poecilia reticulata strain Guanapo linkage group LG2, Guppy_female_1.0+MT, whole genome shotgun sequence genomic region:
- the cmklr2 gene encoding G-protein coupled receptor 1, whose translation MANSAEDYGNYTYEYEEYGDMEDLKVDHSQTEPIHIISIVIYITCITLGLIGNGAVIWVTGFKSKKTVNSVWLLNLAIADFVFVLFLPFYIDYILKDFHWNFGLTMCKINSFVSVMNMYASVLFLTVLSVDRYVSLVYLNWCQRYRTVDRAWLVCGCIWLTAALLSCHALVFRDILHVSGKVLCYTNYHITNQHTTAATIHTILVSVRLTVGFLLPLTAISVTGILLSIKVRQSRGLVRISSFSKTVTAVILAFFFCWAPFHIFGLMELFVHHSLTMHSILRAGFPLATSLGFFNSCINPLLYMLLSKKVRHILKDACLNITKSSLRELSQSISATDIETMHSIHQDSVPDEPTVSSTL comes from the coding sequence ATGGCCAATTCCGCCGAAGACTATGGAAACTACACCTATGAATATGAGGAGTACGGTGATATGGAAGACCTTAAAGTGGATCACAGTCAGACGGAACCTATCCACATCATCTCTATAGTCATCTACATCACTTGCATCACACTTGGCCTGATTGGAAATGGAGCCGTCATTTGGGTGACGGGGTTTAAGAGCAAGAAGACTGTCAACAGCGTGTGGTTGCTCAATCTGGCTATAGCagactttgtgtttgtgctttttctgcCCTTCTACATCGACTACATTCTGAAGGACTTCCACTGGAACTTCGGTCTGACCATGTGTAAAATTAACTCCTTTGTTTCCGTAATGAACATGTATGCTAGTGTCCTCTTTCTCACTGTGCTCAGTGTGGACAGGTATGTCTCTCTGGTATACCTGAACTGGTGTCAAAGGTATCGCACAGTGGACAGAGCCTGGCTTGTTTGTGGCTGCATTTGGCTAACGGCTGCCCTGCTGAGCTGCCACGCGCTGGTCTTTCGAGACATTCTACACGTCAGTGGTAAGGTGTTATGCTACACTAACTATCACATAACAAACCAGCACACAACAGCTGCTACAATACACACAATATTAGTGTCCGTCCGTCTCACTGTGGGCTTTCTTTTGCCGCTTACCGCCATAAGCGTGACGGGCATActtctgtcaataaaagtgaGACAATCCCGGGGTTTGGTTCGCATCTCGAGCTTCTCAAAAACAGTCACAGCTGTCATCCTGGCCTTCTTTTTCTGCTGGGCGCCTTTCCATATTTTTGGCTTGATGGAGTTGTTTGTACATCACTCACTTACCATGCACAGTATTTTGAGAGCTGGCTTCCCGCTAGCAACCAGCTTAGGCTTTTTCAACAGCTGCATTAACCCGCTGCTGTACATGCTGCTTAGCAAGAAGGTGCGCCATATCCTCAAGGACGCGTGTCTGAACATAACCAAGAGTTCCCTGAGAGAACTGAGCCAGTCCATCTCCGCCACGGACATAGAGACTATGCACAGCATACATCAAGACAGCGTCCCAGACGAGCCAACAGTGTCATCGACTCTGTGA